One Triticum dicoccoides isolate Atlit2015 ecotype Zavitan chromosome 3B, WEW_v2.0, whole genome shotgun sequence genomic window, TtcgaaaattttaaaaaatattcatatttACAAGTTTTGTTCGGAGTTTCGAAAAATGTTCCGTTTCCGAAATTGTttgcaattttaaaaaaagttttttttcaaattttgttctgcaGTTTCAGAAAATGTTCGCGTGAAGAAGTTGTTTGTGTTTCGAAATTTTGTTTGGAAATTTGAAAAATTGTTCCTGTTCAATTTTTTGGGTAGTTTAAAAAATATTTTCCGTTCTAAAAAATATGTTCGCATCTCCAAAATTCATTTGTGTGTTGAAAAATGTTTGAGTTTTCTCAGAATTTGTGAAAAAAACAATGTTCGCGTTTGATAAAATATTCACGTTTTCTTTTTGAGAAAAACGTTTTGTGTTCGAGTTTTTTAAAGATGTTCGGATCGGCGTTTTAGTTTTCTTAAGATGTTGCAATGGTCTATTGTCAGCCAAGCTAGCTAGGTCGACTGGTTCGAGGCGCACCTTTTTTATTTTCAGCATGAGCTACTGTTCGCGAGAGAGATGGGCTGGCCCAGTCTATCGATCCCCTATGCGATCGCTACTTTTTTATTTTCAGCATGAGCTACTGTTCGCGAGAGAGATGGGCTGGCCCAGTCTATCGATCCCCTATGCGATCGCTAGACTGCTTGACGCAGAGAGCGTCACATAGGAGCTCCCCAACAAGAGCTCCCAGGCAAATCCTATTACCCCTAAAAAAAGGCAAATCCTAATTCAGCACTTGACGCATCGTTTTTTTTTATATTTTGGCATCCTGGCGCACACCCCATCCATCCTAAGCTCGGCCCATTTTTTTCCTTCTCATTGGCATGTCCATTTCGATTggggaagcttctagaagcttccagttccattttctttttttctttctttggaaTTTTCTtttaccatttttcatttttattttctccttttctgttttctttttctgtAAACATTTAAAAATACATAGTCTAGTTTCCAAATTCGTGGACTTTTTTTAAAACTACGAAAGTTTTTCAAATGCATGACTTTATACAAATTCGTGAACCAATTTTCAGAATGTTAGAAGTTTTTTTCAGATTCATGGATTTTTTCCTGAATTCACAAAAAGAATTCAAATGCATGCACATTTGGACATCCATGGTTTtgtttttcaaaatccatgaatcTTCATATTTATGAATATTTTCCATATCCATGGTTTGTTTTTTCAACAAAATCACGTTTACGAATTTTTCAAAAGTCAACAGgcgtagctgggccggcccagtgcacgCGCATGAGCGCCGGTTGGCGTAGCTGGCCCCATAAGTTCCAATTAGGAGCTCTCGAGCtacgggagcaactaattaacgaacgctccttcgggagcctcgcaaggaTCAGCGCcatttggcgcgctctcagccatttgccacgtgtcgcgctctggggcACTCCCTCcagattttattttttttatttttccgcacgcgttttcggctttttaaacggttttttttctgggtttttttgacgttttggttttctaccggtcttccctagcttttcgaccaaaaatttttttcgaaaaaaatattttttttgcgcaaaaaaacacaattttttcgcgagagtcacggttttgttttagagagaggcacggttgtgctttcacgagaggcacggccgtgcctcttggaaacggaaaaaacgtgttttctgtttttttttctttcgtgagaggcacgattttgcttccgcgagaggcacggttgtgctttcgcgaaggcacgggcgtgcctctttcggaaaagaaaaaaacgcgttttttgtttttttttctttcgcgagaagcacggttttgcttccgcgagaggcacaggcaTGCCTCTTTCGGGaaggaaaaaaacacattttttctttttttttcttttgctagaggcacggttttgcttctgcgagaggcacggttgtgctttNNNNNNNNNNNNNNNNNNNNNNNNNNNNNNNNNNNNNNNNNNNNNNNNNNNNNNNNNNNNNNNNNNNNNNNNNNNNNNNNNNNNNNNNNNNNNNNNNNNNNNNNNNNNNNNNNNNNNNNNNNNNNNNNNNNNNNNNNNNNNNNNNNNNNNNNNNNNNNNNNNNNNNNNNNNNNNNNNNNNNNNNNNNNNNNNNNNNNNNNNNNNNNNNNNNNNNNNNNNNNNNNNNNNNNNNNNNNNNNNNNNNNNNNNNNNNNNNNNNNNNNNNNNNNNNNNNNNNNNNNNNNNNNNNNNNNNNNNNNNNNNNNNNNNNNNNNNNNNNNNNNNNNNNNNNNNNNNNNNNNNNNNNNNNNNNNNNNNNNNNNNNNNNNNNNNNNNNNNNNNNNNNNNNNNNNNNNNNNNNNNNNNNNNNNNNNNNNNaaaaaaaacatgttttctatttatttattttttcgcgagaggcacgattttgcttctgcgagaggcacggttgtacttttcgcgagaggcacgggtgtgtctttttcggaaaggaaaaaaacgcgttttctgtttttttttattttgcgagaggcacggttttgcttccgcaggAGGCACGGTTGTTATTTCGTCAGAGACACGGACGTGCctttttcggaaagggaaaaaaacccgtgttcccggttcagttttttcgtccggtttttttgtgaaaaaaaagttcgtcaaaacctatcaacatgagatctagttttgaagatctcgacgcgaggaatccaacggcgaaagcggttcaagatttggacgcccggtttaagagataaaacgttttgaataaacgaatcaacgaaaaaaagggaaaactcacaggttgcgacaagtggtgcacatgcagcgcgccacttgtcgcaatttGAAGAAAGTTGAAGTAatctccgcaaggagtactccttaactagtgatttcgtcgAGCTACgcctaaaaaacaaaaacaaaggagctCTCGAGCTCCTTCACACTGATGGTCTGATGCACACAAAGGAACTGCAGGTAACAAGCTTTCAGTTTCACGTCTGAGTAATAGATTCCCTCCGCGAGGCGTTGCCAATGGGTCATAAAAGGCCGGCTTCCTCCTCGGAAGAACTGACAAACTCTTCAAGAAAAACATACAAACTTTATTCAACTGACAAACTCTTTGTATAGCCTGGCACTTCAGAGAGTGAAACCTGGGAAATGAAAATCCAGAGACCCAAAGCGGTCCGTGCAGAAGCGAATGCAGATGCAGTCAACAGATCATCCCTAAAAAAAATGCAGTCAACGGATCATCCTAAAATAAAATGCAGTCAACGGATCTAGAGCCACGGCAGCATGGCTGCTCATGTTCGATGCTCCCCACCGGACAGACGCCAACCAGCCACCAAACAAAACCGCAACAAGCTTTGCGCCTCGCTCCAGAGGCTGGATGGATCACACATGCACAGCGGCACGCAACACAATCACACGGATCTTCAAACCTGGTAATCACAATCCACTGCTTGAGGCAATACAATATCAATACTCGAAAAGTTGGAATAAGCAGATGGGAGATTGGATTGGGACGACCAGTTTGTATTCAAAgatcactttgggcttatagatggAATGGACTAATAAAGACATTTCCACAGAGCACACGATTCGCTAACTAGTCAGGATTCAGATTTGGTGTAGGCGTGTAGCATAGTTTGGATCAGTGATATCATGACCTGACCAGACATCCTTCACCTCGGAATTTCCCGTATTTTTTTTTTAAAGGACCAGCAAAGGCTGGTGTTTCATTGATCATAAGCAGGGAGCAGATGACAAAGCGATAAAGGTGGAGATCCGAAGATCAAGGAAAGTAAGTAAGAAGAAGATCAGAGAAAAAGACAAAGTGCCACCAGGCACAGGCCGCTAGCCTACTCTCCCGGCGGGTCCCCGAAGGGGCTCTGAATTGACTTGATGTCGGCTTGTTGCCAGAGGCTTAGCCCTCTCCTGATCTCGTTGAGAATGTCTTCCACCTTGGCCTCTTTTGCCCTAAATATACAGTGGTTCCTCTCCTGCCAGATCTGCCAAAGGGCAAGCATTGCAAGGGACTTGATCGCTTTCCTATGAATTGGCGGCGTTGCATCTGACATAGCTTTGAACTTGTCCAGAGAGCTTATGTTCCTGATCCAGGATTCCTGGCCTAGTGCGCGCCAGCACTTCCATGTAGCAATGGAATTCCAGGTTGCCGTCGCAAGGGGGCAAAGCCAGAACAAATGCTCGGAGCTTTCCAGGTTGCGGAGGCATAACTGACAGAAGTAGCTGTTCGGCCATCCTCGCTGCTGCAACCTATCATTGCACCAAAGCCGGTTCTGGTGGAGCAGCCAGGCGAAGATCTTCAGCTTTGCAGGCGATCGGGTGCTCCAGATCAGCTCGCGAAACTGAGTCTGCATAGAACCCTGGAACTGGGCGCGGTAGGCTGAATGTGCAGTGTACTGCCCGGATGCTTCAATCTTCCAAGCGATCTGGTCTTGGCTGGCTTCCTGAAGGTGGTACGATTGCAGCCGGCGGTGCAAGTTGAGCACATCCTGTGCTATAGAGCCAACGTCGCCGTGCGCCAGGTCAGAAACCCAGCGGTCTTCGAGTAGTGTTGCTTTCTGTCTCGATACTGGTATTGGCGCAACCGGAGCTATGCTCGCCCTCCATACTGGTATTTGCCCGAGGCGGTGCTCCCTCGGGCAATTTCCCGTGCATGTTCATTGCGGCCTGCGGTGCTATGCTCCCTCGGGCAATTGATGCAACATCAGCGGAAGCAGAGACAATATCTGTTGAGGGCGAGCACCGGACAATGTTGCAAATGACGATTACGGAATAGTTAACTACTAGCATGATCTACGAACTATACAAGTAATGTACAGAATGTATAAGCGACCACATCAAAGTTAGGAAtgatcaaagtaatgatgaagctgACATAGGAGAATGCCGCGTGAAACTGTGGATATCCATCCAGCAAGAAACCGCAGTTTGCACATTGTAAAGCATGGTCAACTGAGCAGGAGCAGCTCAGTTTTAAGAAACGAGCTGTCACTGGCTAGCTAACCAGATGTCTCAGACAAAAGTATTTTTCAATGCCATCCTTCTATGAATCTATCCATGAAATAAAATGTCAACTATCACAAATAGCTTGTTCAAATAGATATACGCAGAAATTCCAACTGAGAAGCTGGGCATGGAAGCAATAGAAAAACTTGCAAAAAAAATACTCTCTCAACTGATAAGAACAGCTGTACATATGTGGCTGTGCAGGGAGCATATACCTTTGATGAGCCATTGACTTCAGTTTAGAAACTACCAATAGAAGTTAAGAGTACCAATGGTGCCTTCCATTGTGGAAAGTGGAAACAAATGGACAAACTGCCTTGTAAATTGTAATTGTAAGCAACACAATGTGGAGGCCATGTGCACCGGTGGACAGGGCGCCCACCCAAAAATAAAGAACATCCACTGCACAGGATTCATGGCGAGACATAGGGAAATGCTATATTCAGTACATTTCTCTCCCTGGCAATCATACAAGGAAGCACATGGGACCATGCCACGGTTAACCATCTATGCTTGCCGGCTCCAGCTGGGCGCACATGGTTTCCAGGTAGTCTTGCTTCTACATTCCACTGGAGTGGACCATGGAGGCATGGACCAGAGCAGAAATAATCTAGTTCTAGACTTTACTACTTCTAGTCTGGCTGCACCTTTAAAATGACTTCAGTTTCACAGGTGCACACTttgttcctttcctttttcctccaaATTTGAGATCAATGATGAGGCTAGATAATCTGTACTGAGATTTTATTCTTGTAATATCTAAGAGATGTGATCTTTTTTGAATTAGATACCTCATGGAATTACAATATGCAGCCGCGATTATATGGAGATGAGTACATACATCACTGTATTACCAAAATGGAGGCCACAATGCAGCTGCTCAGCAGCAGCACAAGCCATCCGGATTTTACCATATCCAACTTTTCACAATCATATAACCTACAAATATTGAATATCATACCTATGGACAATTTAGCTATGGCTAGGCATCCAAAAATAAAACACAGGAATATAACAACAAAGCTCCTATTCTCCAGGTCAACCTGCTTATCCCGAAATCGCTCATACTCAGATCTGCACACAACAGCATGATGATTCACAAAGTTATAATCGTCCCAAGCAATATCATGCTCTCTTAATACGCATGCAAATCCATGAAACTAAAGAATAGCAATACAAACCTGAGTATGAGATTATCCAGGACAAGTTGGTCTAACTGCGAGGAGGCAACTGACTTCCATGAAAGGATACTTTCAATATCTCTCGCCTGAAAACAGGAAATGCATAATAAGATAAGGTACAGAAATTAAGGGTAACAATAGCAGAAACAAAACACAAGTGCAGAAAGTTGCATACAAAGTCATTTTTGCTGCTCTGAAGCTCCTTCAACTCCAATTTTATCTTCTCCAAGAGTGCATCTTTGCTATCAATATCAGAATCGAAATCCTTAAAAATTTGTCCATATCTGCTGTTGAGTTCCTCTAGGTACCGCTCCAATACAGAAAAGCTCACATCAAGAGACTGAACTTTCTGCATCAGTATCTTAAGAACTGTATCTCCAGGAATTCTGCCAGCCTGAAGTGTCCTTgtctctacaatctgatcatgaacACCATTCCTTGATGAATCTCCATTTGGCTtatcatcttctacctcaaattcaTCTTCATCAAGGGGTTCCTGTGAGGAGTCTTTTCCACCACTAGGCTCCTTCAAAGGTGGTTGCTCAATTGGCTCCTTCGATTTGTCATCAGATTCAGCATTTCTATTCTCAACTGGGATCAAgttctcgagcatcttttccacagCATCCATTCCGTACACCTCAAGCATACTCAGTGTACAATAGCTTGCAGAACCATAATGGCTTAGCAAATTGAACTTCAAGTACCTCGCCCACTTTGGCTCGGGAAATGTGAAACTCTGAGCATGCTTCGCATTTGCGACAGTGAATCTCCCAAGTGTTTCCCAGTTTTCTGTGGGATAAATAAGACTGCTCAGCATTTCAAATTCTTTTAAATTAGAAGAGTAATGCTCAAAATTTGCAATTGCAATGGTATCTACCAAGGTTTCTTCAGAAAGCTCTATGATGACATATTTTCCCTCAACGGAGCAAGGATTGCGGAGATACTTATCCTTATCTTTGTCTAGAATGTTGGAAGCGCCTTTGGCCTCCTTGTTAAAATCCAGAACCTTTGCCCCTTTAGCTGCCGAAGCATAATTGTACAACTGACCACTAGGTTCCCTTCGGTGGATCACATGACCAGTTTGACTGGAGGCATCCTTTCCCCTTTCAGCAATTGCTCTCGTCTTGAATTCATCAAGACCGGGAGGAACAATCCGTGCCAATCTTGCTGGTTTGGGAACATCTTCAGCATCCACCTTCTCCGCTGGATGAGCTACAGAGTCAATGTTTGTCAGATGAGGACTCTCACCCTGACCTTCTGACTGCTCGATTTGATCATCCTTGGCCAGAACTTCTTCCTCACCCCGACCTTCTGACAGGTGAATTTGATCATCCATGGTTAGAGTTTGTTCCTTGCCCTGACCTTCCGACAGCTCAATTCGATCATCCTCTATTAGAGCTTCCATGTCATCACTTTGGGTATCATCCTTGGGACACAGTTCATCTTCCTGCAGCACTGTCTCTTCTGAAAGCAAGACACTTGCATCAAGTTTtacacatgtgtcagcagacactgCCAAATTCTCCTCATGCTCCTGGTGTACAACATCAGGACTAACAGAACCTTCATTCATTGTAGGCCCAGGCCCAGCAATGGGAATGGCAACAATAGGGTCTCCACCATCTGCAGAAATCAAATGAAGAAAATGTGATCCCAGTCAATACGGAACCAAATTTATTTAAAAACTGACAGGAGCGTTCAGTAAATCTAGGAGACAGAACACGACGTGGAAATTTCGGCAACGCATCTAACAACCAGCAGCCTGTGATCAGAGAGAGCCGCAACAACCGCATACGGATTACGGATCTAACCCTAACGGGGTTCGATCGCGCCTGCGCGGCACCACCGACAGCCACGGGCAATCCACCAAACATCTACCGATCGCCGCACCACGCAACCACCGCGCAGCACGGCACAGGATTAATCATAAGGTGAAACTTCGGAGTTCAGGGACGGAAGAGAGAAGAAGGCCCGGACCGTGCGTACCGCGTTGACCGTCGCCGTGGCCGACGAGCGAGTTGAGGATGAGGAGCGCGACCCAGGACGCAACGACGAGCGAGGCGGAGAAGCCGTAGAGCCGCCGCCTCCTCATCCCGGCGGCCGCGCCCGCGCTCTGCTCGTGCGCCTTGGCCGCCGCCTTCCTCTTCATGAGGTCTCTCCGCGACTTCTGCATTTCTCCCGGCCTCGCATCTGCGCGCCCCGCGGCACCGGGCAGCGCCCTTGGTTCGGCGCGGCGCGGCGAGCGAGGGCACCGAACGAAATCCGAgccggggggaggggaggggaggcgcgcGCGCGCGTGCTCAGAACCGCGGCCGCGAGCCGGCGCGNNNNNNNNNNNNNNNNNNNNNNNNNNNNNNNNNNNNNNNNNNNNNNNNNNNNNNNNNNNNNNNNNNNNNNNNNNNNNNNNNNNNNNNNNNNNNNNNNNN contains:
- the LOC119277784 gene encoding SUN domain-containing protein 4-like isoform X2, producing MQKSRRDLMKRKAAAKAHEQSAGAAAGMRRRRLYGFSASLVVASWVALLILNSLVGHGDGQRDGGDPIVAIPIAGPGPTMNEGSVSPDVVHQEHEENLAVSADTCVKLDASVLLSEETVLQEDELCPKDDTQSDDMEALIEDDRIELSEGQGKEQTLTMDDQIHLSEGRGEEEVLAKDDQIEQSEGQGESPHLTNIDSVAHPAEKVDAEDVPKPARLARIVPPGLDEFKTRAIAERGKDASSQTGHVIHRREPSGQLYNYASAAKGAKVLDFNKEAKGASNILDKDKDKYLRNPCSVEGKYVIIELSEETLVDTIAIANFEHYSSNLKEFEMLSSLIYPTENWETLGRFTVANAKHAQSFTFPEPKWARYLKFNLLSHYGSASYCTLSMLEVYGMDAVEKMLENLIPVENRNAESDDKSKEPIEQPPLKEPSGGKDSSQEPLDEDEFEVEDDKPNGDSSRNGVHDQIVETRTLQAGRIPGDTVLKILMQKVQSLDVSFSVLERYLEELNSRYGQIFKDFDSDIDSKDALLEKIKLELKELQSSKNDFARDIESILSWKSVASSQLDQLVLDNLILRSEYERFRDKQVDLENRSFVVIFLCFIFGCLAIAKLSIGMIFNICRLYDCEKLDMVKSGWLVLLLSSCIVASILVIQ
- the LOC119277784 gene encoding SUN domain-containing protein 4-like isoform X1, yielding MQKSRRDLMKRKAAAKAHEQSAGAAAGMRRRRLYGFSASLVVASWVALLILNSLVGHGDGQRGTHDGGDPIVAIPIAGPGPTMNEGSVSPDVVHQEHEENLAVSADTCVKLDASVLLSEETVLQEDELCPKDDTQSDDMEALIEDDRIELSEGQGKEQTLTMDDQIHLSEGRGEEEVLAKDDQIEQSEGQGESPHLTNIDSVAHPAEKVDAEDVPKPARLARIVPPGLDEFKTRAIAERGKDASSQTGHVIHRREPSGQLYNYASAAKGAKVLDFNKEAKGASNILDKDKDKYLRNPCSVEGKYVIIELSEETLVDTIAIANFEHYSSNLKEFEMLSSLIYPTENWETLGRFTVANAKHAQSFTFPEPKWARYLKFNLLSHYGSASYCTLSMLEVYGMDAVEKMLENLIPVENRNAESDDKSKEPIEQPPLKEPSGGKDSSQEPLDEDEFEVEDDKPNGDSSRNGVHDQIVETRTLQAGRIPGDTVLKILMQKVQSLDVSFSVLERYLEELNSRYGQIFKDFDSDIDSKDALLEKIKLELKELQSSKNDFARDIESILSWKSVASSQLDQLVLDNLILRSEYERFRDKQVDLENRSFVVIFLCFIFGCLAIAKLSIGMIFNICRLYDCEKLDMVKSGWLVLLLSSCIVASILVIQ